The proteins below are encoded in one region of Paenisporosarcina cavernae:
- the pnpS gene encoding two-component system histidine kinase PnpS: protein MKSLHRNWMIAFNTCIIVVLAGLGIVISQLFPVLSGNSSPTSLRIGTEKIGIVFYVVSLLIVLLVIFLFIVNRFARNYFDHLDHISSTAIELAKGNYRARVFELPNSATESLSKSMNVLARNLQEISDRRLLEKERLNTLIETMDSALLMIDRDGRISIMNKHFQQLFRVHSGKSPKYLQELHLPKEILSFIELVFLTENSKRQQMTIQYSGLQNRIDVFGSPVIGEHGRWLGIVIVAHDITELMKLEQIRKDFVANVSHELRTPITAIKGFSETLLDGAYQDEKALLNFLEIIFKESNRLQLLINDLLELSKAEQQDFNLTKVNVNLKEIILEAVEILSPRVEEKNCSIVYLSNEDVFLSADRYRLMQVVVNLLSNAVTYSQDGTTIKIAIENREKEVLFSIEDEGIGIASEELNRIFERFYRVDRARSRNSGGTGLGLAIVKHLIEAHKGTIQVESEPGIGTKFTVFLPK from the coding sequence ATGAAATCATTGCACAGAAATTGGATGATTGCGTTTAATACATGCATTATTGTTGTTCTAGCTGGCTTAGGAATTGTAATAAGTCAGCTTTTTCCCGTTTTATCTGGGAATTCTTCTCCTACATCTTTACGCATAGGGACAGAAAAAATCGGGATTGTATTTTATGTAGTATCACTCCTCATCGTGTTACTTGTTATTTTCCTCTTCATTGTGAATCGGTTTGCACGTAATTATTTTGATCATCTCGATCACATATCCTCTACCGCAATTGAACTAGCAAAAGGCAATTATCGAGCACGTGTTTTCGAATTGCCTAATTCTGCTACTGAATCGTTAAGTAAATCGATGAACGTTCTTGCGCGAAATTTACAAGAAATATCGGACAGACGTCTTCTTGAAAAAGAACGATTAAACACGTTGATTGAGACAATGGATAGCGCACTATTAATGATTGATCGTGATGGAAGAATATCCATAATGAATAAACATTTCCAACAGCTTTTCCGTGTACATTCAGGGAAGTCTCCTAAATATTTGCAGGAGCTACATTTACCAAAAGAAATCTTATCGTTTATTGAATTAGTTTTTCTCACGGAAAACTCAAAAAGACAGCAAATGACGATTCAATATTCTGGTTTACAAAATCGTATAGATGTCTTTGGATCTCCTGTAATAGGGGAACATGGGAGATGGTTGGGGATTGTCATTGTCGCTCACGATATAACAGAGTTGATGAAATTGGAACAAATACGTAAAGACTTCGTGGCGAATGTCTCACACGAACTACGCACACCAATTACTGCAATAAAAGGATTTTCTGAAACACTTTTAGATGGTGCATACCAAGATGAAAAAGCTTTATTAAATTTTCTCGAAATTATTTTCAAAGAGAGCAATCGATTACAATTACTTATCAATGATTTATTAGAACTATCAAAAGCAGAACAACAGGATTTTAATTTAACAAAAGTGAATGTGAATTTAAAAGAGATTATCTTAGAAGCAGTGGAAATTTTATCACCTCGAGTAGAAGAGAAAAATTGTTCCATTGTGTATCTTTCGAATGAGGATGTTTTCTTATCGGCCGATCGGTATCGTCTAATGCAAGTCGTGGTAAACTTACTATCGAATGCCGTCACATACTCCCAAGATGGTACGACGATCAAGATCGCCATTGAAAATCGAGAGAAAGAAGTCCTGTTTTCTATTGAGGACGAAGGAATTGGAATTGCTTCAGAAGAACTCAACCGAATATTTGAACGATTTTACCGAGTGGATCGGGCAAGAAGTAGAAACTCAGGTGGCACTGGCCTAGGCTTGGCTATTGTAAAGCATTTAATAGAAGCGCATAAAGGGACGATCCAAGTGGAAAGTGAGCCTGGAATAGGAACAAAATTCACGGTGTTTTTACCGAAGTAA
- a CDS encoding response regulator transcription factor: MSKKILVVDDEPSIVTLIEYNLTQAGYEVITASNGQEALTLAEMERPDLMVLDIMLPLLDGMEVCKAVRQKKLPISIIMLTAKEDELDKILGLELGADDYMTKPFSPREVSARVKAVLRRSTGYLNEKDLSSEDRKLDFGKLVLYPNRYEVLLNGEKIDFTSKEFELLVYLVENKNRVLTRDQLLSAVWNYEFAGDTRIVDVHVSHLREKIEEDTKKPSYIKTVRGMGYKFEEPKNQ, encoded by the coding sequence ATGTCGAAAAAAATATTAGTTGTCGATGACGAACCTTCTATTGTCACGCTCATAGAGTACAATCTCACGCAAGCTGGTTACGAAGTCATAACAGCCAGTAACGGCCAAGAGGCACTTACACTTGCAGAAATGGAACGTCCAGATTTAATGGTATTAGATATTATGTTACCACTGTTAGATGGAATGGAAGTATGTAAAGCAGTTCGTCAGAAAAAACTTCCAATATCTATTATTATGTTAACTGCCAAAGAAGATGAACTTGACAAAATACTTGGACTAGAATTAGGTGCCGATGATTACATGACAAAACCATTTAGTCCTCGTGAAGTCTCTGCTCGAGTAAAGGCTGTGTTACGTCGTAGTACAGGATATTTGAATGAGAAAGATCTCTCTTCTGAAGATCGAAAATTAGACTTTGGAAAATTAGTGTTATATCCAAACCGTTATGAGGTACTTTTAAATGGCGAAAAGATAGATTTTACTTCGAAGGAATTTGAACTCCTCGTGTATCTAGTGGAGAATAAAAACAGAGTGCTAACACGTGACCAATTATTAAGTGCTGTTTGGAATTATGAATTTGCAGGAGACACACGAATTGTGGATGTTCACGTAAGCCATTTACGTGAAAAAATAGAAGAAGATACGAAAAAACCTAGTTATATTAAAACGGTTCGAGGAATGGGATACAAGTTTGAGGAGCCGAAAAACCAATGA
- a CDS encoding MaoC/PaaZ C-terminal domain-containing protein, which yields MLLGKKRKLGRKIDEISVGEKLKLTEKIEDKDLLLYLGLTNDGNPLYIQHDFASQTSYEKPIVPTIMLTGIVTSAISKYLPGPGSHILEQHLRFPKAVYHYETIEFLLTVTDVQPSSNKVNVSIIAHDQQGDVVIEGDVWCSPPLIENKLTSHAMENF from the coding sequence ATGTTATTGGGGAAAAAAAGAAAATTAGGCAGAAAAATAGACGAAATTTCCGTTGGAGAAAAGTTGAAACTAACCGAAAAAATCGAAGATAAAGACTTATTGTTATATTTAGGTTTAACGAATGATGGGAATCCTTTATACATTCAGCACGATTTTGCTTCTCAAACTTCTTATGAAAAACCTATTGTTCCAACTATTATGTTAACCGGCATTGTTACATCGGCCATTTCAAAATACTTACCCGGTCCGGGTTCTCATATATTAGAGCAGCATTTACGTTTCCCAAAAGCAGTATATCATTATGAAACAATTGAATTTTTACTAACTGTAACTGACGTACAACCATCATCGAATAAAGTAAATGTTTCCATCATCGCGCATGATCAGCAAGGAGACGTTGTGATAGAAGGGGACGTTTGGTGTTCTCCTCCGTTAATTGAAAACAAGCTGACTTCTCATGCGATGGAAAATTTCTAA
- the mdh gene encoding malate dehydrogenase — MTNERKKISVIGSGFTGATAAFLFAQKELGNVVLVDIPQNENPTKGKALDILESGPILGFNTSVKGTSSYEDTRDSDIVIITAGIARKPGMSRDDLVQTNQQVMQSVTKEIVKFSPNAILLVLTNPVDAMTYTVFQASGFPKERVIGQSGVLDTARFRTFVAEALSLAPQDITGFVLGGHGDDMVPLIRYSYAGGIPIDTLLSPSEIEAIVERTRKGGAEIVNLLGNGSAYYAPAAALVEMAEAILNDQKRVLPSIAYLEGEYGFDGIYIGVPTVLGAKGIEQIIELELSDEEKSAFSKSAESVRSVMNSLRN; from the coding sequence GTGACAAACGAACGTAAAAAGATTTCTGTCATTGGATCAGGTTTCACAGGTGCAACAGCTGCTTTTCTATTTGCTCAGAAAGAGCTAGGAAATGTCGTATTAGTCGATATTCCTCAAAATGAAAATCCTACGAAAGGAAAAGCGCTGGATATTCTGGAATCTGGTCCTATTTTAGGCTTCAATACGTCTGTTAAGGGTACTTCGAGTTATGAGGATACGCGAGATTCTGATATTGTCATTATTACTGCTGGAATTGCAAGAAAGCCTGGAATGAGTCGAGATGATTTAGTTCAAACAAATCAACAAGTTATGCAATCAGTCACAAAAGAAATTGTAAAGTTCTCACCAAATGCGATTCTACTTGTTTTGACTAATCCAGTTGATGCAATGACCTATACCGTTTTTCAAGCATCTGGTTTTCCAAAGGAACGCGTCATTGGTCAATCTGGTGTACTTGATACAGCTCGTTTCCGTACATTTGTTGCAGAAGCACTTTCACTAGCTCCTCAAGATATAACTGGTTTCGTTTTAGGTGGACACGGAGATGATATGGTTCCGTTAATCCGCTATTCTTACGCTGGTGGAATTCCGATTGATACATTACTAAGTCCATCTGAAATTGAGGCAATTGTAGAGCGAACCAGAAAAGGTGGCGCAGAGATTGTCAATTTACTTGGAAATGGTTCCGCTTATTATGCTCCGGCAGCTGCTTTAGTTGAAATGGCGGAAGCGATTTTAAACGATCAAAAACGTGTCCTTCCTTCCATTGCTTATTTAGAAGGGGAATATGGGTTTGATGGGATTTATATCGGAGTTCCAACGGTATTAGGTGCAAAGGGAATTGAGCAAATCATCGAATTAGAGTTGTCAGATGAAGAAAAAAGCGCGTTTTCTAAATCGGCAGAATCAGTTCGTTCTGTTATGAATAGTCTACGTAACTAA
- the icd gene encoding NADP-dependent isocitrate dehydrogenase, translating into MTNGGKISVENGVLNVPNNAIIPYIEGDGTGPDIWAAASRVLEASVEKAYNGEKSIVWKEVLAGQKAFDKTGEWLPEETLEVIREYLIAIKGPLTTPVGGGIRSLNVALRQELDLYTCLRPVRYFEGVPSPVKRPEDTDMVIFRENTEDIYAGIEYAKGSDEVKKVIEFLQTQMGVNKIRFPETSGIGIKPVSEEGTKRLVRAALNYVIKEGRESLTLVHKGNIMKFTEGAFKTWGYEVAEQEFGDKTFTWNQYDQIKEEKGAEAADKAQADALASGKILVKDSIADIFLQQILTRPSEFDVVATMNLNGDYISDALAAQVGGIGIAPGANINYVTGHAIFEATHGTAPKYAGLDKVNPSSVILSGVLMLEHLGWTEAAKLIMDSMEKTIASKVVTYDFARLMDGAKEVKCSEFADELIKNL; encoded by the coding sequence ATGACAAACGGCGGTAAAATTTCAGTTGAGAATGGCGTATTAAACGTGCCAAATAATGCAATTATTCCTTATATTGAAGGAGACGGAACGGGTCCAGATATTTGGGCTGCAGCTTCTCGTGTATTAGAAGCATCTGTTGAAAAAGCATACAATGGTGAAAAATCAATTGTATGGAAAGAAGTTTTAGCTGGACAAAAAGCATTCGACAAAACTGGCGAATGGTTACCAGAAGAAACTTTAGAAGTGATTCGTGAGTATTTAATTGCAATTAAGGGACCTCTTACAACACCAGTGGGTGGGGGAATTCGTTCTCTTAACGTTGCACTACGTCAAGAATTAGACTTGTATACATGTTTACGTCCTGTACGTTACTTTGAAGGTGTCCCATCACCTGTGAAACGTCCAGAAGATACAGATATGGTTATTTTCCGTGAAAATACGGAAGATATCTATGCTGGTATCGAGTATGCAAAAGGTTCAGATGAAGTGAAAAAAGTCATCGAATTTTTACAAACTCAAATGGGAGTAAACAAAATTCGTTTCCCTGAAACTTCAGGTATCGGTATTAAACCAGTTTCTGAAGAAGGAACAAAACGTTTAGTTCGTGCTGCTTTAAACTATGTGATTAAAGAAGGCCGTGAATCATTAACGTTAGTACACAAAGGGAATATTATGAAGTTTACTGAAGGTGCTTTTAAAACTTGGGGTTATGAAGTTGCAGAGCAAGAATTTGGTGATAAAACGTTCACTTGGAACCAATATGATCAAATTAAAGAAGAAAAAGGTGCAGAAGCAGCAGACAAAGCTCAAGCAGATGCATTAGCTTCTGGTAAAATTTTAGTAAAAGATTCTATTGCAGATATCTTCTTACAACAAATTTTAACTCGTCCAAGCGAGTTTGATGTTGTTGCTACAATGAATTTAAATGGAGATTACATTTCGGATGCACTAGCTGCACAAGTTGGTGGGATTGGAATTGCTCCTGGTGCTAATATTAACTATGTAACAGGTCACGCAATCTTTGAAGCAACTCATGGTACTGCACCAAAATATGCTGGATTAGATAAAGTAAATCCTTCTTCTGTTATCCTTTCTGGAGTTTTAATGTTAGAACACCTTGGATGGACGGAAGCAGCTAAATTAATCATGGATTCTATGGAAAAAACAATTGCATCTAAAGTCGTAACATATGACTTTGCTCGTTTAATGGACGGTGCTAAAGAAGTGAAATGTTCTGAGTTTGCAGACGAATTAATCAAAAATCTATAA
- the citZ gene encoding citrate synthase produces MSSAKGLEGIVATQSAISSIIDDTLTYVGYDIDDLADHASFEEVVYLLWHQRLPKADELAELKQQLADNMSVPEEVLAHFKTYPIEKVHPMTALRTAVSMLGLYDEKAEDMSDEANYLKAIQLQAKMSTLVTAFARVRKGLEPIQPKSDLSYAANFLYMLTGEMPEDIAVEAFNKALVLHADHELNASTFTARVCVATLSDVYSGVVAAIGALKGPLHGGANEQVMKMLMEIGSVDRVDSVIQEKLNNKEKIMGFGHRVYRKGDPRAKHLREMSKKLTALRGEEKWYEMSIKIEDIVTGQKNLPPNVDFYSASVYHSLNIDHDLFTPIFAVSRVSGWLAHILEQYANNRLIRPRAEYIGPGMQKYVPVNER; encoded by the coding sequence ATGTCATCAGCAAAAGGTCTTGAGGGTATTGTCGCTACTCAATCAGCGATAAGCTCGATTATTGACGACACTCTTACATACGTAGGGTATGATATTGATGATTTAGCAGATCATGCAAGTTTTGAAGAGGTAGTATATTTACTATGGCACCAACGTCTTCCAAAAGCAGACGAACTTGCAGAATTAAAACAACAATTAGCAGATAATATGTCTGTACCAGAAGAGGTATTAGCTCATTTTAAAACGTATCCAATCGAGAAAGTGCACCCAATGACAGCACTTCGCACTGCGGTGTCTATGCTTGGATTATATGACGAGAAAGCAGAAGACATGTCTGACGAAGCGAATTACTTAAAAGCAATTCAGCTTCAAGCAAAAATGTCTACACTTGTTACCGCTTTTGCACGAGTTCGTAAAGGCTTAGAGCCAATTCAACCGAAATCGGATTTAAGCTATGCAGCGAACTTCCTTTATATGTTAACGGGAGAAATGCCAGAAGACATCGCTGTGGAAGCATTCAATAAAGCTCTAGTATTACATGCAGACCATGAGTTAAATGCTTCGACATTTACTGCTCGTGTTTGTGTAGCTACTTTATCTGATGTTTACTCCGGCGTTGTAGCTGCGATTGGCGCTCTTAAAGGACCGTTACATGGTGGAGCTAACGAACAAGTAATGAAAATGTTAATGGAAATCGGCTCTGTCGATCGCGTTGATTCTGTCATCCAAGAAAAATTAAACAACAAAGAAAAAATTATGGGCTTCGGTCACCGCGTATATCGTAAAGGTGATCCACGTGCTAAGCATTTACGTGAAATGTCAAAAAAATTAACAGCACTTCGTGGAGAAGAAAAATGGTATGAGATGTCAATTAAAATTGAAGATATCGTAACAGGACAAAAGAATTTACCACCAAATGTAGATTTCTATTCTGCTTCTGTGTACCATTCATTAAATATTGATCATGATTTATTCACACCAATATTTGCAGTTTCTCGCGTATCGGGCTGGTTAGCTCATATTTTAGAACAATATGCAAACAACCGTTTAATCCGTCCACGTGCGGAATATATCGGACCTGGAATGCAAAAATATGTTCCCGTGAATGAACGATAA